CAGCCCTGAGCCACCTCGAGGGCTAAAGCCAACAGTAACTCACACACCTATAACCTGGTCTTTGCAGCTGACCTATGGAGTAGATCAAAATAGACCTTTAAGGAATTGAGGCCTGAGTTCAAACTccaagaaaacaaagggaaatttTTGCATAATGATAATGAACTGGCTGCGTAAATCCTCATGAAAGCAAAGTAATCCCACCTCTCTTCTGTCATTCATATACACTGCTAACCAAAGCTTTCATTCAAACTCATGAGCCCTTTCCCTATCACTGTAGCACTACATCTTTCACTTCATCAAAAAGGCTGTATCGTATCTGAGGTTTTTTGGTCATATGGAAGAGTTTCTGAACAAGGACATTCCTGGATCAGTCTAAACCCACAGGTAACGATGAGTGATGAATATCCTTGGCATGAACACCACATATCCCATTGCAAGCTTCTTATTTTGCAAGCTGTCCATACTTCAGCGTGAAAATTTCTATTAGATTCCCCAGAGCCATGAAGCAGGTAGAAGATTTTAGCAGCCCTGAATGCAAGGCAGCCCACGGAAATATGGATTCAACTACAGGAAATAATAGTCACCGTTGAAAACTATTTTATGCCTGGAGCCAACCCACAAAACTAATGCAATAACAGAGATCCTAAGTTAAAGCTGGAAATTGCTACCCAGGTCAGGCTACTCCCTGGAGCCCAGATAGGATTACTTTGGGTGCATTCTGGAACTCTGCAGCTGGTCTAGGTTTTCATTGTCCCATATAATGAACTTTCACTATTTCCTTTAATAATCCTCAACCCTGTGTCTTGCGTTGGATAGTCAGTCTGAATTTATCTTTTCccaatttcagtttttcattccttcttaatttcagacaaagctaaaaaaaaaaaaaatccccatatcCCTGGAATTATACCTAGATTTTCTGATTTAGCTCTTTACCTTTCCCTAGAGCCTTTGCTCTTTCGATACATTGACCACTTTTCCCTGACACCTGGCCAACTTGCCAAGTTCCCTCAGGTCAATCTGAGATCCAAAATAGATGCATTATAATAGAAAGAACAGTTGATTGGTCAGGGTGCTGGAGCAGAAACCTAGCCTCTAACTActattcacatatttattaagagaaaagaaatgactcTGGTGCTATATGTTGTGGTTTTCCTGTtcataaaacctaaaataatacTTCTGTGATTTCTACCTGCATCCTGTTACACTGGACCTTctccaaaaatataataataataattctctaTTAATCTGGTATTGGGGAGATTCAAACGAATTTCTTGCTAGTTGCATAGCGTTATACTTTGTTAGGACAAATGAAGTACCTAGGATATTTTCACCTTTATACAGTCTTTTCACCCCACATTCACATGCACCAGCCTTGAAGTCTGTTATCAAGAACAGGAATTGCTCTGATGCACTTGTTTGAGCAATTGATGTGAAACACATCATCttatttgcaaaaagaaaaaaagtgtaatgCTCATAGACCTATCTAAAGCAAGGAAATAGTACTCCTGCCTACAGTGGTCTCAGTTTGAATTCTGCTGCATTTGTAACCAATTATGTAATGAGAATCTATTAATTTATAATGCATAAGTAATCCCTCCTTACCAGTGCTAGAAATGAAATATCTACTAAAAGTTGCAGTCattgaggaagaaaatattatGCCAGTAAATGTGACAGAACATCATATGTCATGCAAAACAACCTATTTTAAATCCCCTTTACCCAGAcacattaaaataacaacaacaaatccaATCCGTTTCTAATGAGAGATTATCCCCTTGCTAGAATCAAACATCTAGTAAGTAAAACTgttctttagaattttgtttttacagatgTGTTAATTTGGGTCTTCTGAGGAGTATGGGTCCCCTGAGAAGCATGCATCAAGGTTGTATTAGATGTGTatggtatgaaggagggcacttgttgggttgaacactgggtattatatgtaagtgatgaatcattaaatccTACTCCTGACACCCGGCCCGCTTTGGGCCGCTCCGGCCGGTGCTTTGCCCCGGCTTCGCAGTGCGCTCGGCCAACCGCCTCTAGGAGCGCCCAGCCGAACGCCCCGGGAGCCGGCGGGCGGCGGCCCTTGCCGGGGGCCCTCCAGCGGGCCCAGGGAGTGAGTGGGGCAGcatttccttctcccactgctgctGAGATGGCGGAGATTAGTCGAATTCAGTATGAAATGGAATACACCGAAGGTATTAGTCAGCAGATGAGGGTCCCGGAGAAATTAAAGGTAGCACCACCAAATGCTGACCTGGAACAAGGATTCCAAGAAGGAGTTCCAAACGCTAGTGTCATTATGCAGGTTCCAGAGAGGATTGTTGTAGCAGGAAATAATGAAGACATTCCATTTTCAAGACCAGCAGATCTTGACCTTATTCAGTCAACTCCCTTTAAACCTCTGGCACTAAAAACACCACCTCGTGTACTTACATTAAGTGAAAGACCACTAGATTTTCTGGATTTAGAAAGACCTCCTCCAACCCCTCAAAATGAAGAAATCCGTGCAGTTGGCAGGCTAAAAAGAGAGCGCTCTATGAGTGAAAATGCTGTTCGCCAAAACGGACAGCTGGTCAGAGCTGACTCCATTGTGACACCATCGCCACAACAGGTTCGGGTCTGTCCTCCCCAAATGTTACCTGAAGATGGAGCTA
The sequence above is a segment of the Zalophus californianus isolate mZalCal1 chromosome 2, mZalCal1.pri.v2, whole genome shotgun sequence genome. Coding sequences within it:
- the LOC113924818 gene encoding mitochondrial fission factor-like isoform X2; translation: MAEISRIQYEMEYTEGISQQMRVPEKLKVAPPNADLEQGFQEGVPNASVIMQVPERIVVAGNNEDIPFSRPADLDLIQSTPFKPLALKTPPRVLTLSERPLDFLDLERPPPTPQNEEIRAVGRLKRERSMSENAVRQNGQLVRADSIVRRQNEIRCERPVLRGGSAAATSNPHHDNVRHGMSHIDTTIEGTSDDMTAVDAASLRGQIIKLNRRLQLLEEENKERAKREMVMYSITVAFWLLNSWLWFRR
- the LOC113924818 gene encoding mitochondrial fission factor-like isoform X1, with the translated sequence MAEISRIQYEMEYTEGISQQMRVPEKLKVAPPNADLEQGFQEGVPNASVIMQVPERIVVAGNNEDIPFSRPADLDLIQSTPFKPLALKTPPRVLTLSERPLDFLDLERPPPTPQNEEIRAVGRLKRERSMSENAVRQNGQLVRADSIVTPSPQQVRVCPPQMLPEDGANLSSARGILSLIQSSTRRAYQQILDVLDENRRPVLRGGSAAATSNPHHDNVRHGMSHIDTTIEGTSDDMTAVDAASLRGQIIKLNRRLQLLEEENKERAKREMVMYSITVAFWLLNSWLWFRR
- the LOC113924818 gene encoding mitochondrial fission factor-like isoform X3, which gives rise to MAEISRIQYEMEYTEGISQQMRVPEKLKVAPPNADLEQGFQEGVPNASVIMQVPERIVVAGNNEDIPFSRPADLDLIQSTPFKPLALKTPPRVLTLSERPLDFLDLERPPPTPQNEEIRAVGRLKRERSMSENAVRQNGQLVRADSIVTPSPQQVRVCPPQMLPEDGANLSSARGILSLIQSSTRRAYQQILDVLDENRSVRRQNEIRCERPVLRGGSAAATSNPHHDNVRHGMSHIDTTIEGTSDDMTAVDAASLRGQIIKLNRRLQLLEEENKERAKREMVMYSITVAFWLLNSWLWFRR